The following are encoded in a window of Gossypium raimondii isolate GPD5lz chromosome 13, ASM2569854v1, whole genome shotgun sequence genomic DNA:
- the LOC105783800 gene encoding UPF0481 protein At3g47200 isoform X1 produces the protein MEQMGSSSPEMTPWHSIIEIEHGHSSSQEMTSSPPLHCLSPDIEEGDVKHGISPSQEESFTIFKVPHRLREVNEKAYEPNVISVGPYHYRKPHLARMEGFKKRQFEKIAKKTNLGLNQFREAMKHLEGKTRKCYEQPLHPDLEVEENFLDMMVYDGCFVVQLIWIGHLYDFRELGQHVSYDMRYDLLLLENQLPFFVILELYRMIIPNPGPRGHLTQLAAFALTFFGRHPIYLPENTSIRHLLQLVHDPSQEIRVAGTKEVEYYFPKRKIQSSRSLIPSATELEDAGIHFFGVSIQNMQNQEEGKMNMFDITFDNGTKELKIPTLKVDHSTERTFRNYMAYEQLWGVRKYYVDYVLFMDKLINTGKDVELLRKSGIIDNWLGDDEAVTKIFNKLGYFVYYDTEAFYYEDIADRVNKHCKKDWNIWKAKLKKDYFNTPWSPISFLAALVLLLITILQTIFSLLSYYQQRQENYRSQSV, from the exons ATGGAACAGATGGGATCAAGTTCGCCTGAGATGACGCCTTGGCATTCTATTATTGAAATTGAGCATGGACATTCCTCCTCCCAAGAG ATGACATCAAGCCCGCCTTTGCATTGCCTTTCGCCTGATATTGAGGAAGGTGATGTTAAGCATGGAATTTCCCCCTCCCAAGAG GaaagttttacaattttcaaAGTTCCTCATCGACTACGTGAAGTAAATGAAAAAGCCTACGAACCAAATGTGATTTCAGTTGGCCCCTATCACTACCGTAAGCCACACTTGGCGAGGATGGAAGGTTTCAAAAAGAGGCAGTTTGAGAAGATCGCTAAGAAAACTAACCTTGGTCTCAACCAATTTCGAGAGGCGATGAAGCACTTGGAAGGAAAAACTCGCAAATGCTATGAACAACCTCTTCATCCTGATCTTGAAgttgaagaaaattttttagataTGATGGTGTATGATGGTTGCTTTGTTGTACAGCTAATCTGGATCGGTCATCTATATGATTTTAGGGAACTGGGACAACATGTTTCATATGACATGCGGTACGATTTGTTATTACTAGAAAACCAACTTCCTTTCTTTGTAATTTTGGAGTTGTATCGCATGATAATACCAAATCCTGGACCTCGAGGACATTTGACTCAGTTGGCTGCATTTGCTCTTACTTTTTTTGGAAGGCATCCCATCTATTTACCCGAAAATACTAGTATCAGACATCTTCTACAGTTGGTACATGATCCTTCTCAAGAAATCCGAGTAGCAGGAACAAAAGAAGTAGAATACTACTTTCctaaaagaaaaatccaaagcTCACGGAGCTTGATACCTAGCGCAACAGAGCTGGAAGATGCAGGAATCCATTTCTTTGGTGTCTCTATCCAAAATATGCAAAACCAGGAGGAGGGGAAAATGAACATGTTTGATATAACGTTTGATAATGGCACCAAAGAACTCAAGATTCCAACCTTAAAAGTCGACCATTCCACAGAGCGTACGTTCCGAAATTATATGGCCTACGAACAATTATGGGGGGTGCGAAAATACTATGTTGATTATGTGCTATTCATGGATAAACTCATCAACACAGGCAAGGATGTGGAGCTACTCCGTAAAAGTGGAATTATTGATAATTGGTTAGGAGACGATGAAGCAGttaccaaaatatttaataaactgGGGTATTTCGTTTATTACGACACAGAAGCCTTCTACTATGAGGACATAGCTGATCGAGTGAACAAGCATTGCAAGAAAGACTGGAACATATGGAAGGCAAAATTGAAGAAAGATTATTTTAACACTCCCTGGTCCCCCATATCGTTTCTTGCTGCGCTTGTCTTGCTCCTGATTACTATACTACAAACTATATTTTCGCTTCTTTCTTATTATCAGCAGAGGCAGGAAAACTACAGAAGCCAAAGTGTATGA
- the LOC105783800 gene encoding UPF0481 protein At3g47200 isoform X2: protein MGSSSPEMTPWHSIIEIEHGHSSSQEMTSSPPLHCLSPDIEEGDVKHGISPSQEESFTIFKVPHRLREVNEKAYEPNVISVGPYHYRKPHLARMEGFKKRQFEKIAKKTNLGLNQFREAMKHLEGKTRKCYEQPLHPDLEVEENFLDMMVYDGCFVVQLIWIGHLYDFRELGQHVSYDMRYDLLLLENQLPFFVILELYRMIIPNPGPRGHLTQLAAFALTFFGRHPIYLPENTSIRHLLQLVHDPSQEIRVAGTKEVEYYFPKRKIQSSRSLIPSATELEDAGIHFFGVSIQNMQNQEEGKMNMFDITFDNGTKELKIPTLKVDHSTERTFRNYMAYEQLWGVRKYYVDYVLFMDKLINTGKDVELLRKSGIIDNWLGDDEAVTKIFNKLGYFVYYDTEAFYYEDIADRVNKHCKKDWNIWKAKLKKDYFNTPWSPISFLAALVLLLITILQTIFSLLSYYQQRQENYRSQSV, encoded by the exons ATGGGATCAAGTTCGCCTGAGATGACGCCTTGGCATTCTATTATTGAAATTGAGCATGGACATTCCTCCTCCCAAGAG ATGACATCAAGCCCGCCTTTGCATTGCCTTTCGCCTGATATTGAGGAAGGTGATGTTAAGCATGGAATTTCCCCCTCCCAAGAG GaaagttttacaattttcaaAGTTCCTCATCGACTACGTGAAGTAAATGAAAAAGCCTACGAACCAAATGTGATTTCAGTTGGCCCCTATCACTACCGTAAGCCACACTTGGCGAGGATGGAAGGTTTCAAAAAGAGGCAGTTTGAGAAGATCGCTAAGAAAACTAACCTTGGTCTCAACCAATTTCGAGAGGCGATGAAGCACTTGGAAGGAAAAACTCGCAAATGCTATGAACAACCTCTTCATCCTGATCTTGAAgttgaagaaaattttttagataTGATGGTGTATGATGGTTGCTTTGTTGTACAGCTAATCTGGATCGGTCATCTATATGATTTTAGGGAACTGGGACAACATGTTTCATATGACATGCGGTACGATTTGTTATTACTAGAAAACCAACTTCCTTTCTTTGTAATTTTGGAGTTGTATCGCATGATAATACCAAATCCTGGACCTCGAGGACATTTGACTCAGTTGGCTGCATTTGCTCTTACTTTTTTTGGAAGGCATCCCATCTATTTACCCGAAAATACTAGTATCAGACATCTTCTACAGTTGGTACATGATCCTTCTCAAGAAATCCGAGTAGCAGGAACAAAAGAAGTAGAATACTACTTTCctaaaagaaaaatccaaagcTCACGGAGCTTGATACCTAGCGCAACAGAGCTGGAAGATGCAGGAATCCATTTCTTTGGTGTCTCTATCCAAAATATGCAAAACCAGGAGGAGGGGAAAATGAACATGTTTGATATAACGTTTGATAATGGCACCAAAGAACTCAAGATTCCAACCTTAAAAGTCGACCATTCCACAGAGCGTACGTTCCGAAATTATATGGCCTACGAACAATTATGGGGGGTGCGAAAATACTATGTTGATTATGTGCTATTCATGGATAAACTCATCAACACAGGCAAGGATGTGGAGCTACTCCGTAAAAGTGGAATTATTGATAATTGGTTAGGAGACGATGAAGCAGttaccaaaatatttaataaactgGGGTATTTCGTTTATTACGACACAGAAGCCTTCTACTATGAGGACATAGCTGATCGAGTGAACAAGCATTGCAAGAAAGACTGGAACATATGGAAGGCAAAATTGAAGAAAGATTATTTTAACACTCCCTGGTCCCCCATATCGTTTCTTGCTGCGCTTGTCTTGCTCCTGATTACTATACTACAAACTATATTTTCGCTTCTTTCTTATTATCAGCAGAGGCAGGAAAACTACAGAAGCCAAAGTGTATGA
- the LOC105783800 gene encoding UPF0481 protein At3g47200 isoform X3, translating to MTSSPPLHCLSPDIEEGDVKHGISPSQEESFTIFKVPHRLREVNEKAYEPNVISVGPYHYRKPHLARMEGFKKRQFEKIAKKTNLGLNQFREAMKHLEGKTRKCYEQPLHPDLEVEENFLDMMVYDGCFVVQLIWIGHLYDFRELGQHVSYDMRYDLLLLENQLPFFVILELYRMIIPNPGPRGHLTQLAAFALTFFGRHPIYLPENTSIRHLLQLVHDPSQEIRVAGTKEVEYYFPKRKIQSSRSLIPSATELEDAGIHFFGVSIQNMQNQEEGKMNMFDITFDNGTKELKIPTLKVDHSTERTFRNYMAYEQLWGVRKYYVDYVLFMDKLINTGKDVELLRKSGIIDNWLGDDEAVTKIFNKLGYFVYYDTEAFYYEDIADRVNKHCKKDWNIWKAKLKKDYFNTPWSPISFLAALVLLLITILQTIFSLLSYYQQRQENYRSQSV from the exons ATGACATCAAGCCCGCCTTTGCATTGCCTTTCGCCTGATATTGAGGAAGGTGATGTTAAGCATGGAATTTCCCCCTCCCAAGAG GaaagttttacaattttcaaAGTTCCTCATCGACTACGTGAAGTAAATGAAAAAGCCTACGAACCAAATGTGATTTCAGTTGGCCCCTATCACTACCGTAAGCCACACTTGGCGAGGATGGAAGGTTTCAAAAAGAGGCAGTTTGAGAAGATCGCTAAGAAAACTAACCTTGGTCTCAACCAATTTCGAGAGGCGATGAAGCACTTGGAAGGAAAAACTCGCAAATGCTATGAACAACCTCTTCATCCTGATCTTGAAgttgaagaaaattttttagataTGATGGTGTATGATGGTTGCTTTGTTGTACAGCTAATCTGGATCGGTCATCTATATGATTTTAGGGAACTGGGACAACATGTTTCATATGACATGCGGTACGATTTGTTATTACTAGAAAACCAACTTCCTTTCTTTGTAATTTTGGAGTTGTATCGCATGATAATACCAAATCCTGGACCTCGAGGACATTTGACTCAGTTGGCTGCATTTGCTCTTACTTTTTTTGGAAGGCATCCCATCTATTTACCCGAAAATACTAGTATCAGACATCTTCTACAGTTGGTACATGATCCTTCTCAAGAAATCCGAGTAGCAGGAACAAAAGAAGTAGAATACTACTTTCctaaaagaaaaatccaaagcTCACGGAGCTTGATACCTAGCGCAACAGAGCTGGAAGATGCAGGAATCCATTTCTTTGGTGTCTCTATCCAAAATATGCAAAACCAGGAGGAGGGGAAAATGAACATGTTTGATATAACGTTTGATAATGGCACCAAAGAACTCAAGATTCCAACCTTAAAAGTCGACCATTCCACAGAGCGTACGTTCCGAAATTATATGGCCTACGAACAATTATGGGGGGTGCGAAAATACTATGTTGATTATGTGCTATTCATGGATAAACTCATCAACACAGGCAAGGATGTGGAGCTACTCCGTAAAAGTGGAATTATTGATAATTGGTTAGGAGACGATGAAGCAGttaccaaaatatttaataaactgGGGTATTTCGTTTATTACGACACAGAAGCCTTCTACTATGAGGACATAGCTGATCGAGTGAACAAGCATTGCAAGAAAGACTGGAACATATGGAAGGCAAAATTGAAGAAAGATTATTTTAACACTCCCTGGTCCCCCATATCGTTTCTTGCTGCGCTTGTCTTGCTCCTGATTACTATACTACAAACTATATTTTCGCTTCTTTCTTATTATCAGCAGAGGCAGGAAAACTACAGAAGCCAAAGTGTATGA
- the LOC128036214 gene encoding uncharacterized protein LOC128036214, which translates to MSSNKAEFEEAESNAQASILRATSSSRRPKLLEKPEKDTIQTSRPSNTATRGRPPRNSGNVSGSWGMAKDSTVKSKARAPTKTYVIRAQEDTSTLDVITGTFFLLDTNITALIDPGSTYSYVCMNLVNNKNLSVESTEFVVKVSNPLVQYVMVDKICKNYPLMIRGYYFPADLMLLLFDEFDVILCMNCLTQHDTMVNCKQKHIVLKCQNGEMLCIESDKVDGLSNVISAVSSQKYVRKGYDAYLTYVLDTKVSESKIKAVPVVCEYPNVFPEELSRLLSVREVEFSIDLVPGTARISIASYKITPTELKELKVQLQELTDRCFARSSSSS; encoded by the exons atgtcgTCCAACAAAGCTGAATTCGAAGAAGCTGAGAGCAATGCTCAAGCTTCAATACTAAGAGCAACATCTAGTAGTAGAAGACCC AAACTCTTGGAAAAGCCTGAAAAAGATACAATCCAGACTTCAAGACCGAGTAATACAGCTACTAGAGGTAGACCACCACGTAATTCTGGCAATGTGAGTGGTAGCTGGGGTATGGCAAAAGATTCAACCGTCAAATCTAAGGCACGAGCACCAACCAAAACATATGTTATTCGTGCACAAGAGGATACTTCAACACTCGATGTGATTACTGgaactttttttcttcttgataCTAATATAactgctttaattgatcctggTTCAACATATTCATATGTTTGCATGAATTTagtgaataataaaaatttgtctGTCGAGTCtactgaattcgtggttaaagtatcaaacccctTGGTCCAGtatgtgatggtggataaaatttgtaagaattATCCTCTAATGATACGGGGTTACTACTTtccggctgatttgatgttattattgtttgatgaatttgatgtaattttgtGTATGAACTGTTTAACTCAGCATGATACCATGGTAAATTGCAAACAAAAGcatattgtattgaaatgtcagaatggtgaaatgCTCTGTATTGAATCTGATAAAGTGGACGGGTTGTCTAATGTAATATCAGCCGTGTCATCACAGAAATATGTCAGGAAAGGGTATGATGCTTATCTTACTTATGTGTTAGACACTAAAGTATCTGAGTCAAAAATTAAGGCAGTGCCAGTAGTTTGCGAGTATCCTAATGTGTTTCCAGAAGAATTATCTAGATTATTGTCGGTCAGAGAGgttgaattttctatagatcttgtTCCGGGGACAGCACGGATATCTATAGCATCATACAAAATAACccctacagaattaaaagagttaaaagtaCAGTTGCAAGAACTGACTGATAGATGTTTTGCTCGATCTAGTTCTTCATCTTAG